From one Eucalyptus grandis isolate ANBG69807.140 chromosome 9, ASM1654582v1, whole genome shotgun sequence genomic stretch:
- the LOC104420642 gene encoding methyl-CpG-binding domain-containing protein 9 isoform X1, translated as MEPSDVAPRPQAGGDGDGGVGEAAARPSHLEIDLNEIPSPSPDSDPFDVVRSFQDAPDPPAEPAAAPVAAPRGAAAACAACGQPEEGGGGGVVVCDGCERGFHVACAAAGAAAAAAAAPGKDVEEWVCRECVGRGVKSRRWPLGFKRNRRRFLDMNASPPSDGDCEGEGSEDVIELRKRTLGDNSSGGNPFGAPVRCSSYAHAGNGCHFENAAGVVTETLGAGVRDIEHHPLMQCGNFEVDLGFPVIHLKSSNNTVIRLSSGNPKEFLLQTLREYISQWHGVLDDGWYVEFKESFNGCGTYVWYCAPGGLKFDTMSEVASYLGLTSNHKLVEPKLNSEGSTVLERFHLPRKRKSSKSVINGFAESRGYLTHAHHKEFISDSQTMEVVSSNGNTLKAAEARSEENFGSEYQQYKDGLPVQFEDFFVLHLGSVDLRPLYHEQERILPVGYRSCWHDKITGSIMFCEVLDGGDSGPLFKIRRCSCSVVPIPNGSTILFRRVLPQYAGPDAKVTDDVIYSSMDSDDDGIIQAILTNPVPPVENELSACLCSGRNEVSDVRENSRQADPSTALVRYATVNHEDCLRDEIGEIVVEERSSSLAWKRLSQKFVDALSDIRSRKSSYKLSCKHVKNETISSYWDMVDEKCVPSPLQRFSSSPLSAGFSLYNSDSDISTDALLKWLGQDRFGLDAEFVQETIEKLPGIEGCSRYVLLSSRNNHSRSLTIGNGNLIVKRKGVEIKEGAFNGLFGELRKGTVDVDDRCSPPSGTEPCSRLSPTITGDCYQVWEVLWRFHDILDLKEPPTLKKLEDELINPWVDASKLAVNFGQGLQGCQVLDLHPSDHRGDETPSGIAPGSQLCGEHLCKFRTMETGAKEESSYTKSPCISFNTCCGMALTKVHSLLLGVLIGELQLKVAALVDPNFETGELKSRRGRKKDMESSLPAKRAKLSMLPINELTWPELARRYILAIITMDGNSDSADVTSRESGKVFRCLQGDGGVLCGSLTGVAGMEADALLLAEASKQILGSMTKENEFLTLEVEESAVPDAVEKNFVGDDNLPDWAQALVPVKKLPTNVGTRIRKCVHDALAKDPPDWAKKILEHSISKEVYKGNASGPTKKAVISVLADVSGEASQPKPEKKSKRRTVVSVSDVIMKKCRVVLRQAAAADDGRVFCNLLGRKIMNNSDKDEEGLLGSPAMVSRPLDFRTIDLRLAFNAYGGSQEAFVEDVRELWNNVRIAFGDQTDVVELADKLSQNFESLYEEEVVTLVDKLRVYAKSESLSAEIKKEVDDVLASLSELPKAPWEEGVCKVCGIDKDDDSVLLCDTCDAEYHTYCLNPPLARIPEGNWYCPSCVVGRRLVQDVSQQNYVIRKRRAKRFQEVTRDYLEALSHLASRMEEKEYWDYTVDERTFLLRFLCDELLSSALVRQHLEQCAEISAELQQKLRMLIAEWKNLKLKEDYLMARAAKADGATNTCGEVLGKRGLDPAQSNNTRRIIHQLSDRSKNLNILPELRFLEAGHEKCGLNGFDHSSINMAEKNGLYKDKASNPANDECEPEDNGVANGDRKLLGNTLSSRASQTDDSTLKSRDSPTSDPFPEEVNDPERKNFEQECCLHSDSRSFPRTQNLDDLNESTHQVELTSVKNELSALQDSIGNLESQLLKHSLRREFLGSDSAGRLYWAAATPGSRPRIVVDGTLVSGKRRKILNSMVPSSTWGSAPTAESALEGSKACCPFMHKSDGAAAANQSWVFYQTDDEVEQLAGWLKGSDSGEKALKNAILHWWKFKLQDVGHISDGSETTSEGCLNGENLVTSVCVATKASSFLERKYGPCTELENIGTLKKRAKKARAPSEEKMYRCECLELIWSSRYHCLFCHKTLLTEDELEEHNDGRCSSEFSGHEKGKENADLSKKKGNLKSDPARIERTGEKDVYDKSQHLHLCSNLITFQNEGFVCPYDIDEISSKFVTKDSNKDLVQQIGLIGSNGTPLLVPSRPPYLDDSDPILLSSGDASVPNEDDKEVGVTAVREDRSICNTNTSECYNIRPGGENIGTQRDAKSSLACSEGKERKYTLHKRAMATGLSQRCVVPQSSLRPLPGRVSPILRQLKINLLDMDAALEGEYLKPSKAHLEGRWAWRSFVKSAQTIYEMVQATFVFEDMIQTKYLRKEWWYWSSLSAAVKTSTLSSLALRIYSLDSAILYENILPDLDSTDIVVDKAIASTSDPTEKPKPSRKSSRKRKEPEG; from the exons ATGGAGCCCAGCGACGTCGCCCCGCGGCCCCAggccggcggcgacggcgacggcggcgttGGGGAGGCGGCCGCCCGGCCGTCCCACCTCGAGATCGATCTCAACGAGATCCCGTCCCCGTCCCCCGATTCCGACCCCTTCGACGTGGTGCGCAGCTTCCAGGACGCCCCGGACCCCCCCGCGGAGCCCGCGGCGGCGCCCGTCGCGGCCCCCCGCGGGGCCGCCGCCGCCTGCGCCGCCTGCGGGCAGCCCGAGGagggcggcgggggcggcgtcGTGGTGTGCGACGGCTGCGAGCGAGGGTTTCACGTGGCGTGCGCGGctgcgggggcggcggcggcggcggcggcggcgccggggAAGGACGTGGAGGAGTGGGTGTGCAGGGAGTGCGTGGGCAGGGGGGTGAAGAGCCGGCGGTGGCCGTTAGGGTTTAAGCGGAACCGGAGGCGCTTCCTGGATATGAACGCCTCGCCCCCCAGCGACGGGGATTGCGAGGGAGAAGGAAGTGAGGATGTGATCGAGCTGAG AAAGCGCACCTTGGGTGATAATTCTTCTGGTGGGAATCCATTTGGTGCTCCGGTTAGATGTTCAAGTTATGCACATGCTGGAAATGGATGTCACTTTGAAAATGCTGCTGGTGTTGTGACTGAGACTTTGGGTGCTGGTGTTAGAGATATTGAGCATCATCCACTAATGCAGTGTGGAAACTTTGAAGTCGATTTGGGTTTTCCAGTCATACATTTAAAGAGCAGTAATAATACAGTGATAAGACTATCATCTGGGAATCCTAAGGAGTTCCTTTTGCAGACTCTTAGGGAATATATTTCTCAATGGCATGGTGTACTTGATGATGGTTGGTACGTGGAGTTCAAAGAATCCTTTAATGGCTGTGGAACATATGTCTGGTACTGTGCTCCAGGTGGGCTAAAATTTGATACAATGTCTGAAGTTGCTTCTTATCTTGGTTTGACGTCAAACCACAAACTTGTAGAGCCCAAATTAAATAGTGAGGGATCTACAGTGCTGGAGAGATTTCATCTACCTAGGAAAAGGAAGTCATCTAAGTCTGTAATTAATGGTTTTGCCGAAAGTAGGGGATACCTTACACATGCTCATCATAAGGAATTCATATCTGACAGTCAAACTATGGAAGTGGTATCTAGTAATGGGAATACTCTTAAAGCCGCAGAAGCAAGATCtgaggaaaattttggatctGAATATCAGCAATACAAA GATGGGCTACCAGTGCAATTTGAGGATTTCTTTGTTCTCCATTTGGGGTCAGTTGACTTGAGACCTTTGTATCATGAGCAGGAGAGAATCTTGCCTGTAGGTTACAGGTCCTGCTGGCATGATAAGATTACTGGTTCGATCATGTTTTGTGAGGTGTTGGATGGTGGCGACTCTGGACCTCTATTCAAGATCAGAAGGTGTTCTTGCTCTGTAGTGCCGATTCCAAATGGATCAACTATTCTCTTTAGGCGAGTCCTTCCACAATATGCTGGGCCAGATGCCAAAGTGACTGATGATGTTATATACTCTAGTATGGACTCTGATGATGATGGTATCATTCAGGCGATCCTCACCAACCCAGTGCCTCCTGTAGAAAATGAACTTTCAGCTTGCCTTTGTAGTGGCAGAAATGAAGTTTCTGATGTGAGAGAAAACTCTAGGCAAGCTGATCCAAGTACTGCTCTTGTCCGTTATGCAACTGTCAATCACGAGGACTGCCTTCGAGATGAAATTGGTGAAATTGTGGTTGAAGAGCGTTCATCTTCCTTAGCTTGGAAAAGATTGTCTCAAAAATTTGTTGATGCCTTATCTGACATCCGTAGCAGGAAAAGCTCTTACAAGCTGTCTTGCAAGCATGTAAAAAATGAGACAATCTCATCTTACTGGGATATGGTGGATGAAAAGTGTGTTCCTTCTCCATTGCAGAGATTTTCCAGTTCACCACTCTCTGCAGGCTTCTCATTGTACAACAGTGATTCTGATATTTCAACTGATGCCTTGCTAAAATGGTTGGGCCAGGATAGATTTGGATTGGATGCAGAATTTGTGCAAGAAACTATAGAAAAGCTTCCAGGCATCGAAGGTTGTTCTAGGTATGTACTTTTGAGTAGTAGAAATAACCATTCAAGGTCGCTGACTATTGGAAATGGAAACCTTattgttaaaagaaaaggagtagAGATCAAAGAAGGAGCATTTAATGGTCTATTTGGTGAATTGAGAAAAGGTACGGTGGATGTAGATGATCGGTGTAGCCCACCTTCTGGGACAGAGCCCTGCTCCAGGCTATCACCTACGATCACTGGAGATTGTTACCAG GTATGGGAAGTATTGTGGCGTTTCCATGATATTCTGGATTTAAAAGAGCCTCCCACTCTGAAGAAGCTTGAGGATGAACTTATCAACCCATGGGTAGATGCTAGCAAGCTTGCAGTGAATTTTGGTCAGGGATTGCAAGGATGCCAAGTCTTGGATTTGCATCCAAGTGATCATAGGGGTGATGAAACACCCTCAGGAATTGCACCTGGTTCCCAGCTTTGTGGGGAACATCTGTGTAAATTTAGGACAATGGAAACAGGGGCAAAGGAGGAATCATCTTACACTAAAAGCCCATGTATTTCATTCAATACCTGTTGCGGTATGGCTTTGACAAAGGTGCATAGCTTGCTGCTTGGAGTTCTAATAGGTGAGCTACAGTTGAAGGTTGCTGCACTTGTGGATCCAAATTTTGAGACTGGTGAATTAAAATCCAgaaggggaaggaaaaaagatatgGAAAGCTCTCTTCCTGCAAAAAGAGCTAAACTCAGTATGCTGCCTATCAATGAACTGACTTGGCCTGAACTAGCACGGAGGTATATTTTGGCTATCATAACCATGGATGGTAATTCTGACTCTGCTGATGTTACTAGTCGTGAAAGTGGGAAAGTTTTTCGCTGCTTACAAGGTGATGGTGGCGTGCTTTGTGGCTCATTGACTGGTGTTGCTGGGATGGAAGCGGATGCTCTT TTGCTTGCAGAGGCTTCAAAGCAAATTCTTGGTTCTATGACCAAAGAAAATGAGTTTCTCACCCTGGAAGTGGAAGAATCAGCTGTACCTGATGCTGTTGAAAAGAATTTTGTTGGTGATGATAATCTTCCAGACTGGGCCCAGGCCCTGGTGCCTGTGAAAAAGTTACCAACAAATGTTGGGACCAGAATTAGGAAGTGTGTGCATGATGCTTTGGCTAAAGATCCGCCAGACTgggcaaagaaaatattggaacATTCAATTAGCAAGGAAGTCTATAAGGGCAATGCATCAGGACCAACAAAG AAAGCTGTTATTTCTGTGCTAGCAGACGTATCTGGTGAAGCATCACAACCAAAAcctgaaaagaaaagtaaaaggagGACTGTTGTTTCTGTTTCTGATGTAATCATGAAGAAATGTCGTGTTGTCTTACGTCAAGCTGCTGCAGCCGATGATGGGAGAGTTTTTTGCAATTTGTtgggaagaaaaataatgaataatagtGACAAAGATGAGGAGGGACTTCTTGGATCTCCAGCCATGGTGTCTCGACCACTGGATTTTAGGACCATTGATTTGAGATTGGCATTTAATGCTTATGGTGGTTCACAGGAAGCATTTGTCGAGGATGTTCGAGAG TTGTGGAATAATGTGAGGATTGCCTTTGGGGATCAGACTGATGTGGTTGAGCTAGCTGACAAATTATCTcaaaattttgagtcgttatatGAAGAGGAG GTTGTCACTCTTGTTGATAAACTTCGGGTGTATGCAAAATCGGAATCCTTGAGTGCAGAAATAAAGAAGGAAGTGGATGATGTTCTTGCCTCTCTAAGTGAGCTTCCTAAGGCCCCATGGGAGGAAGGAGTCTGTAAAGTTTGTGGTATTGATAAAGATGATGATAGTGTTTTGCTATGTGACACATGTGATGCTGAGTACCACACCTATTGCTTGAATCCTCCACTTGCAAGAATTCCTGAAGGAAACTGGTATTGCCCTTCTTGTGTTGTTGGTAGACGCTTAGTTCAAGATGTGTCTCAGCAGAATTATGTCATCCGTAAGCGCCGAGCTAAAAGATTTCAAGAAGTTACCCGTGACTACTTGGAGGCACTCTCTCATTTAGCATCTAGAATGGAAGAAAAGGAGTACTGGGATTATACTGTTGATGAG AGGACCTTCCTGCTCAGATTCTTATGTGACGAGTTGCTTAGCTCAGCTCTTGTTCGACAACACCTCGAGCAGTGTGCAGAAATATCGGCTGAGCTGCAGCAGAAGCTGCGAATGCTTATTGCGGAGTGGAAGAACCTGAAGCTAAAGGAAGACTACCTGATGGCAAGAGCTGCAAAAGCTGATGGTGCCACTAACACATGTGGAGAAGTTTTGGGGAAGCGTGGTTTAGACCCTGCACAATCAAACAACACTAGACGTATCATCCATCAGCTAAGTGACAGATCCAAGAATCTTAATATTCTCCCTGAACTGCGATTCTTGGAGGCTGGTCATGAAAAATGTGGGCTTAATGGTTTTGACCACTCATCTATCAATATGGCAGAGAAGAATGGTCTCTACAAGGATAAGGCAAGTAATCCTGCTAATGACGAGTGTGAACCGGAAGACAATGGTGTTGCCAATGGCGACAGAAAACTGCTTGGCAACACTCTATCCTCAAGGGCTTCTCAAACCGATGATAGTACTCTGAAATCACGTGACTCGCCTACATCAGATCCTTTTCCAGAAGAAGTCAATGACcctgaaagaaaaaattttgaGCAAGAATGCTGCCTTCATTCTGATTCAAGAAGCTTCCCTCGTACTCAGAACCTTGATGATCTGAATGAGTCAACCCACCAGGTCGAACTGACTTCTGTGAAAAATGAGCTTTCAGCACTGCAGGATTCAATTGGCAACTTAGAGTCACAGCTTCTCAAGCATTCATTACGCAGGGAGTTTTTGGGTAGTGACTCTGCTGGGCGATTGTACTGGGCTGCAGCAACACCTGGCAGTCGGCCGCGGATTGTTGTTGATGGTACTTTAGTATCtgggaaaagaaggaaaattttaaattctatGGTCCCGAGCAGTACTTGGGGTTCTGCTCCCACTGCAGAATCAGCTCTAGAGGGGTCAAAAGCTTGCTGTCCCTTCATGCACAAATCAGATGGAGCAGCCGCTGCaaatcaatcatgggtttttTATCAAACTGATGATGAAGTTGAACAGCTTGCTGGATGGTTGAAGGGTAGTGACTCGGGAGAAAAGGCTCTGAAAAATGCCATTTTGCACTGGTGGAAGTTTAAATTGCAGGATGTTGGCCATATTTCTGATGGAAGTGAAACAACTTCTGAAGGGTGCTTGAATGGTGAAAACTTGGTAACTTCTGTTTGTGTTGCTACAAAGGCTTCCTCTTTTTTGGAAAGAAAGTATGGTCCTTGTACGGAATTGGAAAATATAGGTACTTTGAAAAAGCGAGCAAAAAAGGCAAGAGCACCCAGTGAAGAAAAAATGTACCGGTGTGAATGTTTAGAGCTTATTTGGTCATCTCGATATCATTGTCTCTTCTGCCACAAGACTCTTCTCACTGAGGATGAACTGGAGGAGCACAATGACGGCAGGTGCAGTTCAGAATTTTCAGGGCATGAGAAGGgtaaagaaaatgcagacttatccaaaaagaaaggaaatctcAAGTCTGATCCTGCTCGTATAGAAAGAACAGGTGAAAAGGATGTGTATGATAAAAGTCAACACCTCCATTTATGCTCAAATTTGATCACATTTCAGAATGAAGGTTTCGTGTGCCCATATGACATTGATGAGATAAGTTCTAAGTTTGTCACAAAAGATTCGAACAAGGATTTGGTACAGCAAATTGGTCTTATCGGATCTAATGGGACTCCATTACTTGTGCCATCAAGGCCTCCTTACCTTGATGACTCTGATCCAATTCTTTTATCTAGTGGTGATGCTAGTGTCCCAAATGAGGATGACAAGGAAGTAGGAGTGACTGCTGTTCGGGAAGATAGAAGTATATGCAACACCAACACATCTGAATGTTATAATATCAGACCTGGAGGTGAGAATATTGGCACACAAAGGGATGCTAAATCAAGCTTGGCCTGTTCAGAGGGGAAGGAGAGAAAATATACCCTACATAAGCGCGCTATGGCAACAGGGCTTAGTCAGCGCTGTGTGGTGCCACAGTCATCCTTGAGACCCTTACCTGGCAGGGTCTCTCCAATTTTGAGACAGTTGAAGATTAATTTACTTGACATGGATGCTGCTCTAGAAGGAGAATATTTGAAACCATCAAAAGCACATCTGGAAGGGAGGTGGGCCTGGCGTTCGTTTGTTAAATCTGCACAGACTATTTATGAG ATGGTTCAGGCGACATTTGTCTTCGAGGACATGATTCAGACAAAGTATTTAAGAAAGGAGTGGTGGTATTGGTCATCCCTCTCTGCTGCAGTTAAAACCTCCACCTTGTCTTCCCTTGCCCTGCGTATTTATTCCCTGGACTCTGCaattttatatgaaaatatattgcCCGACCTGGACTCAACTGATATTGTGGTAGACAAGGCCATAGCTTCCACTTCGGATCCGACCGAGAAACCCAAGCCCAGCAGAAAGTCAAGcaggaaaaggaaggagcccGAGGGCTGA